The Piliocolobus tephrosceles isolate RC106 unplaced genomic scaffold, ASM277652v3 unscaffolded_41398, whole genome shotgun sequence genomic interval gccactgcgcccggccaggggcTGGACTTTGTACTCCCCCACTGCTGCCTCACTGGCTGCCCCCTGGGAGGAATTTGCAGCCTCCTGGGCATATCTGGGTGAGGCAGCTCCCCCCATTGGCTCAGGGCGGTTCTGCAGagccgtggtgtgatcttggctcactgcaaccttcacctcccgggttcaagagtttctcctgcttcagcctcccaagcagctgagattacaggcacatgccaccatgcccagctactgtgtgtgtgtgtgtgtgtgtgtgtgtatttttaatagagacaggatgacaggattttatcatgttggccaggctgatctcaaactcctgacttcaagtgatcttcccgccttggcctcccaaagcactgggattacaggcgtaagccaccgcaccaagCCTCGTCTTTCTTAAATATCATCATTTCTCACATCATGGCTTCGGAGACCCTAGTGACTCAAAGATCTGTGTTGTCAGAGTTGGTTAATGACATTCCTGAACCATTGCTGACAGCCCCTCTCCATCTTCCACACACAACTCCTCTCCTCCCAAAGCCCCCGACCACTCCTCTCTGTCTGCCCAGCCCTTGCCAGGTCTGTTGCTGGGTCCCTGCAGTAACCCCTAATCTTCCAACTGGGGTGTCTTTCTAAACAGCTGTGCTAACTGGTCTCTCTCTTGCTCATTACCCTGCTGGGGCTCCCCATTGCACAAGGAGAATATCTGAGCCCTCCACCTGGTTCTCTCCAACCCTGTTCCGGCCCTGATCAGCTCCCCGCTTCTCCTGTCACCCAGTCCTAATGTGGACCCCATGTCTCACCCCAGCTAGTCCTGGACTCATGCCAGACTCTTCCATGCCTTCATCCTcttctcatctctgaaatgaaACCTCCAGTCTTGCCTCCATCAGTCCAAACCCAACACACCTTCAAATTCCAATCCCAGGtcccctcttccaggaagccttccctgcctGCTCCATCCACCCAGGTCTCACCTCCAGCACAGCTGGCAGGCTACAGAGATGCTCTCTCAGAATGTATTTAATGGATCATGGAGAAAGCTGGGGACTCATGAGTGGTCCTCAGGTGGATCTCCTTGGGCGGAAGGGTCTGAACTTAGTCAGAAAGGGAGCGAGGGGTGTGGGCGATCTGGGGAAGAAGCACCCAGTGGGCGGGAACATGGACTAGGAGTAGGATGCTGGGAGGAAATGCGGATGCCAGTGGGTGGGGGCATTGAGGGGAGGGGGCCGCAGAACTCAGAGGGCTCAGGGCAGGAGTGAGAAGGAGGCTTTGGAGGGCGGGAAGAGTTAGATGGGTATAGGCCCCTGGGGAGGTGTGGGGCACTGATGGAGACCATGGCACACTGAGGGAATGTGGGGTACAGGCCACCAGGTGGGCCTGAGGCACgggggccaggccctgggctgggcctTGTGTCAGAACAGTCACCCAGATGCCCTCCATGCCCCAGGGGTGGTGCAGAGCATCAAGGACCACATCACAAAGCCCACGGCCATGGCCCGAGGCCGCGTGGCCCACCTCATCGAGTGGAAGGGCTGGAGTGCCCAGCAGGCAGGCTGGGAGCTGTCCCCAGCTGAGGACGAGCATTACTGCTGCCTCCCGGATGAGCTGCGTGAGGCCCGCTTTGCTGCAGGTCAGCGAGGAGGGGGACTGGCCAGGGCTCTGTGGGGGTGAAGCTGGGACCTTGGGGGGCCCAGATCACTGCATAGACATTGTCTGGGCAGGAAAAAATAATGGCAAAGGGTGGGGGGCTGTTAAGTGAGAATTCTTGACCACTGGGGCGTGGATGGGCAGCGCTGAGAGGCGGCCACCCTCCAGCCTGTCCTGGAGCAGCTCCATTGGGCACTGAGGCTGTCCCCACCCATCCCCCACTGAGCCAGATCTCGCTGTCCCCCCAGGGGTCGCTGAGCAGTTTGCCATCACAGAGGCCACACTGAGCGCTTGGTCCTCGCTGGACGACGAGGAACTGCACCCCGAGAACAGCCCCCAGGGCATCGTCCAGCTCCAAGGTACAGCCCAGGACGTCCGGGGGCGGGGGTGAGCAGAGCGGAGCTGAGGCTGGATGCCTGCCCACCACCAAATgcagtgtgaccttggccaagccCCTTCCTTTTCTCAGCctaagtttcttcatctgcaaaatgcgGCAGTGATCCTTGCCCTGCCCATTGCCCGGCAGTGCCAGGAGCAGGAAGGAGAGAATGAGCACAGTGGGGGCGGGGATCGAGTGCTTACCGCACTGAGGGCTGTGCACCAGGCATCTCCCGGAACCCTCACAGCAGCCCTAGGGAGGGGGTCctgttgtccccattttacaaataaggaaacagaggcactCAGAGGTTCAGAAACTTACTCCAAATGACACAATTAGAAGCGTCAGAGCCGGATCTGAAACTTAGCACCAGACGCAAGCAACCGCCTTTCTAGAAGCCCAGGTTACTATTGAGGGCTTCAGGGAGCCTTGGCCCTGGGGGAAGCCTGTGCTTAATCCTCCCTGACAGATGGAGAGGGACGGGGAGGGGACAGAGGCCCAGGGGAGCACTGGCTGTCCCAGTTCTCAGAGAGCACAGGCTGGCTCCAAGCCCACTCTTGACTCCTCCGTTTACTGCCTCGAGGAGGAACCTGGGGCTCAGAGGGTTTTGgtgacttgaccaaggtcacagcGCTCGCCAGTCACACAGCTGGATTTGGAGGCAGGTGTTCTGCCCCTTGCCCTTTCTCACACCCCCAGAGAGGGCGAAGAGCCGGATTCGGGATGCCATTCCCCCGTCACCCCGTTGCTTTTCCAGATCTGGAGAGCATCTACCTTCAGGACAGCCTTCCCAGTGGCCCCTCGCAGGATGACAGCCTTCAGGCCTTCTCCTCACCCAGCCTCTCCCCTGACAGCTGTCCCTCACTGGAGGAGTCCCCCAGCACCGCTGGCATCCCGCAGCCCCCCAGCCCAGAGCTGCAGCATCGGCGGCGGCGGCCCGGGCACCAAGGACCCGAGGGTGGGACGCACCTACCGGGCTCCCTCCCCTCCGTGGACAGCGGCTCCgtctgggaggaggaggacgaggtgTTCTATAACTGAGGCGGGGGCTGTGCTGGTCCGGCACCTGCTCACACCATGACCTCGCCTGGTGGGCAGTCCAGGCATATCTGGATCCCGGGGTCCAGGGCGGGGCATCTCTTGACCCCTCGGGTAGGCACAGGGTGGGTGTGACAGGGATGGGGCCAGCCCTCACCatggcctctctgtgcctcggcGGACCTGCCCCAGCAGTGGCAGCCATAACCCCTCCCCCTTCATTACTTCACTCAGGTGGGCACCTTCCCCTGCAGGGTGTCTGCCCTCGGGGAACTCAAGGACTCTCAGAGACACCAGGGCAGCCTGGCCCAGAGGAGCAACAGCCAGGCCCCCAGGAGGACAGCCATGGAGAGAACTGAAACCCACTTAGAGTGGGGTCTGGGAACCCTGCCTGTACCTGGGGCTCAgtccctccccactctctctgtgtgtctgcccCCCA includes:
- the LOC111530928 gene encoding protein FAM131C; the encoded protein is RCSQTTNGYLSDSRSCPSNYNVAALATSSLVGVVQSIKDHITKPTAMARGRVAHLIEWKGWSAQQAGWELSPAEDEHYCCLPDELREARFAAGVAEQFAITEATLSAWSSLDDEELHPENSPQGIVQLQDLESIYLQDSLPSGPSQDDSLQAFSSPSLSPDSCPSLEESPSTAGIPQPPSPELQHRRRRPGHQGPEGGTHLPGSLPSVDSGSVWEEEDEVFYN